One part of the uncultured Bacteroides sp. genome encodes these proteins:
- a CDS encoding ferritin family protein codes for MKKFLFFAAMGIIALASCTGPKPVKTIENLKAGIKGETTASAKYAAFAQKAKEEGNDTIAKLFEAASKAEAIHAANHTKVLEELGEKMEAFKPEFEVKTTAENLQEAIKGETYETATMYPKFLDEAKAEKVDKAVKSFTWASDTEKKHMEFYTAAAEALKAHTQSKLPFVYAVCPVCGNTYDNAKVDEKCAFCQTSKDKFIII; via the coding sequence ATGAAGAAATTTTTATTTTTTGCAGCAATGGGTATCATTGCCCTTGCTAGTTGCACCGGGCCAAAGCCGGTTAAAACAATCGAGAACCTTAAAGCAGGAATTAAAGGAGAAACCACTGCTAGTGCTAAATACGCAGCTTTTGCTCAAAAAGCAAAAGAGGAGGGGAACGATACGATAGCCAAACTATTCGAAGCTGCATCAAAAGCCGAAGCTATACATGCAGCCAATCACACAAAAGTATTAGAAGAACTGGGTGAAAAGATGGAAGCATTTAAACCCGAATTTGAAGTAAAAACTACAGCTGAGAATCTTCAGGAAGCTATTAAAGGAGAAACCTATGAAACAGCAACTATGTATCCGAAATTCTTGGATGAAGCAAAAGCTGAAAAAGTAGATAAAGCTGTAAAATCATTTACCTGGGCATCCGATACAGAAAAAAAGCATATGGAATTTTATACTGCTGCAGCCGAAGCTTTAAAAGCTCACACTCAAAGCAAATTGCCTTTCGTTTATGCAGTATGTCCTGTATGTGGCAATACCTATGACAATGCAAAAGTTGATGAAAAATGCGCATTCTGTCAAACCAGTAAAGACAAATTTATTATTATCTAA
- a CDS encoding DUF2231 domain-containing protein, with protein MFDTSHLHPMLVHFPIALVMFGFIIELASLIIKKELCLPKLSLYLLVTGTLATVVTWLSGVLFTSEMSGAAGSVKESHELFAFITMCLLIATSTIRLITLGKNENSTLKWISFILYGIAAITVSITGFFGGTLVYNYMMPL; from the coding sequence ATGTTTGATACAAGTCATCTTCATCCTATGCTGGTACATTTTCCAATAGCATTGGTTATGTTCGGGTTCATTATTGAATTAGCTTCTTTAATTATTAAAAAGGAATTATGCTTGCCAAAGCTAAGTCTGTATTTGTTAGTCACCGGTACACTGGCTACTGTAGTTACGTGGTTATCGGGAGTATTATTTACGTCTGAAATGTCAGGCGCAGCAGGTTCTGTTAAGGAGTCTCATGAATTATTTGCCTTTATCACTATGTGTTTGCTTATTGCAACTTCTACAATTCGATTAATTACATTAGGCAAAAATGAGAATAGCACGCTTAAATGGATTTCTTTTATTTTGTATGGCATTGCAGCCATTACTGTTAGTATTACTGGTTTTTTCGGCGGAACATTAGTTTATAATTATATGATGCCTCTTTAA
- a CDS encoding TIM-barrel domain-containing protein has translation MKNLIRNCQQKKAILLALTLPLMFSSAPMQARQRAESVREATQQSLKIISARKINPTTIEVLLSDNQRMTFDFYGENIFRVFQDNFGGILRDPEAKPEAHILVDNPRKSISKLNLNDNSDFISITTGKINIQLNKKTLLMKVINLATNAVILEEVEPALFEKGKVVLTLKENPQEYFYGGGVQNGRFSHKGKAIAIENQNSWTDGGVASPNPYYWSTNGYGLMWHTFNKGKYDFGASEKGKVKLSHESNYLDVFYMINDGAVALLNDFYQLTGNPVLLPKFGFYQGHLNAYNRDFWKEDEKGILFEDGKRYKESQKDNGGIKESLNGEKNNYQFSARAVIDRYKNHDMPLGWILPNDGYGAGYGQTETLDGNIQNLKSLGDYARKNGVEIGLWTQSDLHPKADVSALLQRDIVKEVRDAGVRVLKTDVAWVGDGYSFGLNGVADVSHIMPYYGSNARPFIISLDGWAGTQRYAGIWSGDQTGGVWEYIRFHIPTYISSGLSGQPNITSDMDGIFGGKNLVINTRDFQWKTFTPMELNMDGWGSNEKYPHALGEPAISINRWYLKLKSELIPYTYSIAKEAVNGMPIIRAMFLEYPNTYTKGIATQYQYLYGPNFLVAPIYQETKSDKKGNDIRNGIYLPEGTWIDYFTGEKYTGNCVVNSFAAPLWKLPLFIKNGAIIPMANPNNNVSEINKGIRTYEIYPYGNSSFTEYDDDGISEEYRQGKGVTTKIESSVEKKNNVTVTIHPATGSFTDFVKEKATEFRINVTAKPKKVSAKIGNKNVKLTEVNSMEEFLKGENVCFYDATPNLNKFATKGSEFDKVVITKNPQLLVKLAATDITAAQTVLNIAGFVFKPDDTYRITTGTLTAPQAQTTTENTEAYTLKPTWSKVTNADFYEIEFNGMLYTTIKDTELLFTDLTAETTYSFKVRAVNKDGYSDWTECSAKTKSNPLQFAIQGIQGTTTALNQEGFEVNRLFDFAESGDIWHTKYRENALPFDMVIDLKTVNQLDKFQYLPRTDGGNGSMLKGTVYYSTDKMNWTEADAFNWKQNGDVKVFDFAGHPTARYIKLAVTEGVGNYGSGRELYVFKVPGTASYLQGDINNDGKIDGNDLTSYTNYTGLRIGDSDFGYISNGDINKNDLIDAYDISVVATLLEDGVSKQQIQKVGGSIKIGTAKQMYNKDEIVEVLVKGENLKSINALSFALPYNQRDFEFMGVQPLNMKSMENLTYDRLHTNGSKTLYPTFVNIGNKEAIEGTTDLFILKLKAKHKVKFDLKAVDGMLIDKSLNTHKF, from the coding sequence ATGAAAAACTTAATTAGAAATTGCCAGCAGAAGAAGGCTATTTTGCTTGCGCTCACTCTGCCTCTGATGTTTTCATCTGCACCTATGCAAGCCAGACAAAGGGCCGAAAGTGTTAGAGAGGCAACGCAACAAAGCTTAAAGATTATCAGTGCAAGAAAAATCAATCCAACAACAATTGAAGTATTGCTCTCTGACAATCAGAGAATGACATTTGATTTTTATGGAGAGAACATCTTTAGAGTGTTTCAAGATAATTTTGGCGGAATATTAAGAGATCCCGAAGCAAAGCCGGAAGCACATATCTTAGTTGATAATCCAAGAAAATCTATTTCGAAGCTTAATCTGAATGACAATAGTGATTTTATTTCTATCACGACCGGGAAAATCAATATTCAGCTAAATAAAAAGACTTTGCTGATGAAGGTTATCAATCTAGCAACAAATGCCGTTATATTGGAAGAGGTTGAACCAGCGCTATTTGAAAAAGGAAAAGTAGTTCTGACATTAAAAGAAAATCCGCAGGAATATTTTTATGGAGGCGGGGTACAGAACGGACGATTCTCACATAAAGGGAAAGCTATTGCCATCGAAAACCAGAATAGCTGGACAGATGGCGGAGTAGCTTCTCCCAATCCTTACTATTGGTCTACCAATGGATATGGGTTGATGTGGCATACTTTTAATAAAGGAAAATACGACTTTGGTGCATCAGAAAAGGGGAAAGTGAAGTTATCTCACGAATCTAACTATCTGGACGTGTTTTATATGATAAACGACGGAGCGGTTGCTCTGCTGAATGATTTTTATCAGCTAACAGGAAATCCGGTACTGTTGCCAAAATTCGGTTTCTATCAGGGACACTTGAATGCTTATAACCGTGACTTCTGGAAAGAGGACGAAAAAGGAATCCTTTTTGAGGACGGAAAGCGTTACAAAGAAAGTCAAAAAGATAATGGCGGAATCAAAGAATCGCTGAACGGTGAAAAGAATAACTATCAGTTCTCGGCCCGTGCTGTGATTGACCGTTATAAGAATCACGATATGCCGTTGGGTTGGATTTTGCCAAATGACGGATATGGAGCCGGATACGGACAAACAGAAACTTTGGACGGCAATATTCAAAACCTGAAAAGTCTGGGTGATTATGCACGCAAGAATGGAGTGGAAATTGGTTTGTGGACTCAATCTGATTTGCATCCCAAAGCCGATGTCAGCGCTTTACTGCAAAGAGACATTGTAAAAGAGGTACGCGATGCCGGAGTGCGTGTTTTAAAAACAGACGTAGCTTGGGTTGGTGATGGATATTCTTTCGGATTAAATGGAGTTGCCGATGTTAGTCACATTATGCCTTATTATGGTAGTAATGCCAGACCATTTATTATCTCTTTGGATGGCTGGGCCGGAACACAGCGTTACGCCGGAATATGGTCGGGCGACCAAACCGGTGGTGTGTGGGAATACATTCGTTTCCATATCCCTACTTATATAAGTTCGGGATTGTCAGGCCAACCTAATATTACTTCGGATATGGATGGTATTTTTGGTGGAAAAAATCTGGTTATAAACACAAGAGACTTTCAATGGAAAACATTTACTCCAATGGAACTGAACATGGATGGTTGGGGCTCTAATGAGAAATATCCTCATGCATTGGGAGAACCTGCTATATCTATCAACCGTTGGTATCTGAAGTTGAAATCGGAGCTGATTCCTTATACATATAGCATTGCAAAAGAAGCGGTAAATGGAATGCCGATTATCAGAGCCATGTTCCTCGAATACCCTAATACTTATACGAAGGGAATAGCTACACAATATCAGTACTTGTACGGACCAAACTTCTTGGTGGCCCCTATCTATCAGGAAACAAAGTCGGATAAAAAAGGTAACGATATCCGCAATGGTATTTATTTACCCGAAGGCACATGGATTGACTATTTCACCGGAGAAAAGTATACCGGGAATTGCGTTGTGAATAGCTTTGCAGCACCTCTGTGGAAGCTGCCGCTCTTCATAAAGAACGGAGCAATTATTCCGATGGCCAATCCTAACAATAATGTCTCTGAAATAAATAAAGGTATCCGCACTTACGAAATCTATCCGTATGGAAATAGTTCATTTACCGAATACGATGATGATGGTATTTCAGAAGAGTACAGACAAGGCAAGGGCGTTACAACAAAGATAGAATCGAGTGTTGAGAAGAAGAACAATGTAACAGTGACCATTCATCCTGCCACAGGAAGTTTCACTGACTTTGTGAAAGAGAAAGCTACGGAATTCAGAATCAATGTAACGGCAAAACCAAAGAAGGTGTCTGCAAAAATCGGGAACAAGAATGTTAAGCTGACTGAGGTGAACTCTATGGAAGAGTTCCTGAAGGGAGAAAATGTATGTTTCTATGATGCTACCCCTAATCTGAACAAGTTTGCAACGAAAGGAAGTGAATTCGATAAAGTGGTGATTACTAAGAATCCACAGCTCCTTGTAAAACTTGCAGCTACTGACATTACTGCAGCTCAGACTGTATTGAATATCGCAGGATTTGTATTTAAACCTGATGATACATACCGAATCACAACAGGCACACTGACTGCTCCACAAGCGCAGACTACAACTGAGAATACCGAAGCATATACATTGAAACCTACATGGAGCAAAGTAACGAATGCCGATTTCTATGAAATTGAGTTCAACGGAATGCTTTACACTACTATTAAAGACACAGAACTATTGTTTACTGATTTAACAGCCGAAACAACTTATTCGTTCAAGGTACGTGCAGTAAACAAGGATGGTTATTCCGACTGGACAGAATGCAGTGCTAAAACAAAATCGAATCCGTTGCAGTTTGCTATTCAAGGAATACAGGGCACAACAACAGCTTTAAATCAGGAAGGTTTCGAAGTGAACCGCTTGTTCGACTTTGCCGAATCGGGTGATATCTGGCATACCAAGTACAGAGAAAATGCTTTGCCATTCGATATGGTTATTGACCTGAAAACAGTGAACCAGCTAGATAAATTCCAATACTTGCCACGCACTGACGGTGGTAACGGAAGTATGCTGAAAGGAACTGTTTATTACAGTACAGACAAGATGAACTGGACAGAAGCCGATGCTTTTAACTGGAAACAGAATGGCGATGTGAAGGTGTTTGATTTTGCCGGTCATCCAACAGCTCGTTATATTAAGCTGGCTGTAACCGAAGGCGTTGGCAACTACGGTTCGGGTAGAGAATTATATGTATTTAAAGTGCCTGGAACAGCAAGCTATCTTCAGGGAGACATCAACAACGATGGCAAGATTGATGGTAACGATCTTACTTCTTATACTAATTATACCGGTTTAAGAATAGGTGACTCCGACTTTGGTTATATCAGCAATGGGGATATCAACAAGAATGATCTGATCGATGCTTACGATATTTCTGTTGTGGCAACACTACTCGAAGACGGTGTAAGCAAACAACAAATACAAAAGGTTGGCGGAAGCATTAAGATAGGCACAGCCAAACAGATGTATAACAAGGATGAAATAGTCGAAGTTCTTGTAAAAGGTGAAAACCTAAAATCTATCAACGCCTTAAGTTTTGCTTTGCCATATAATCAGAGAGATTTTGAGTTTATGGGAGTACAACCACTGAATATGAAAAGTATGGAGAATCTTACTTATGACCGCCTTCATACAAACGGATCTAAAACGCTCTATCCTACATTCGTTAACATTGGTAACAAAGAAGCAATTGAAGGAACAACGGATCTGTTTATCCTGAAATTAAAGGCTAAACACAAAGTGAAGTTCGACCTAAAAGCAGTGGACGGAATGTTGATTGACAAGAGTCTGAACACACATAAGTTTTAA
- the mnmE gene encoding tRNA uridine-5-carboxymethylaminomethyl(34) synthesis GTPase MnmE, whose product MNQDTICAVATAQGGAIGIIRVSGPEAIAITSSIFVPVQERVKLQDKEAYTLTFGKICKGEEVIDEVLVSLFRAPHSYTGEDSTEISCHGSSYILQQVMQLLIEKGCRSALPGEFTQRAFLNGKMDLSQAEAVADLIASSSAATHRLAMSQMRGGFSKELTDLRTQLLNFVSMVELELDFSEEDVEFANRDALLKLTENIEQVITRLADSFNVGNAIKNGIPVAIIGETNAGKSTLLNVLLNEEKAIVSDIHGTTRDVIEDTITIKGTLFRLIDTAGIRETHDKIESIGIERTFRKLDQAEIVLCMIAATDSHEQIEQLATKIKPKCKGKQLIMVFNKSDLITEEQKNDLEKLAIKHKSSHIFISAKNRENTIELEDLLVKTANLPTVTQNDVIVTNIRHYEALVHALDSIHRVKDGLHNNISGDFLSQDIRECMHYLGEITGTISNDEILGNIFSHFCIGK is encoded by the coding sequence ATAAATCAGGATACAATCTGCGCCGTAGCCACCGCACAAGGAGGAGCCATCGGCATAATCAGAGTCTCAGGCCCCGAAGCCATAGCTATAACTAGCTCTATATTTGTGCCCGTGCAGGAAAGAGTGAAACTGCAAGACAAAGAAGCATACACCCTCACCTTTGGAAAAATTTGCAAAGGAGAAGAGGTTATAGATGAAGTGCTTGTCAGCCTTTTCCGTGCCCCCCACTCTTATACAGGTGAAGACTCCACAGAGATATCGTGTCATGGTTCATCGTACATCTTGCAACAGGTCATGCAGCTTCTTATAGAAAAAGGTTGCCGCTCTGCCCTTCCGGGAGAGTTTACACAACGTGCCTTTCTCAATGGGAAGATGGACCTTAGTCAGGCCGAAGCAGTAGCCGATCTTATAGCTTCCTCGTCTGCGGCAACCCATCGCCTTGCCATGAGTCAGATGCGTGGTGGATTTAGTAAAGAGCTAACCGACCTCCGCACCCAACTGCTCAACTTTGTTTCCATGGTAGAACTGGAGCTCGACTTCAGTGAAGAAGATGTGGAGTTTGCCAACCGCGACGCACTTCTAAAGCTGACAGAGAACATAGAGCAAGTCATTACTCGCCTTGCAGATTCGTTCAATGTGGGTAATGCCATAAAAAATGGTATCCCTGTAGCCATTATCGGAGAAACAAACGCAGGAAAGTCCACCCTGCTCAACGTGCTGCTCAATGAAGAAAAAGCCATTGTCAGTGATATTCACGGCACTACCCGCGATGTTATTGAAGACACCATAACCATAAAAGGCACGCTGTTCCGCTTAATCGACACAGCCGGTATCCGTGAGACACACGATAAGATTGAAAGCATCGGTATTGAACGCACCTTCCGCAAGCTCGATCAGGCAGAAATAGTACTTTGTATGATTGCTGCCACCGATAGCCACGAGCAAATAGAACAGCTTGCTACCAAAATCAAGCCAAAGTGCAAAGGCAAGCAACTCATTATGGTTTTCAACAAAAGCGACCTCATCACCGAAGAACAGAAAAACGATCTGGAGAAACTGGCAATCAAGCATAAATCGAGCCATATCTTTATCTCGGCAAAGAACCGTGAAAATACCATTGAGCTAGAAGACCTGCTAGTAAAAACCGCCAATCTCCCAACCGTTACTCAGAATGATGTGATTGTAACCAACATTCGCCATTACGAAGCATTGGTACATGCCCTCGATTCTATTCACCGAGTAAAAGATGGATTGCATAATAACATCTCAGGCGACTTCCTTTCACAGGATATCCGCGAGTGTATGCATTATTTAGGAGAGATTACCGGAACTATATCTAATGATGAAATTTTAGGGAATATTTTTTCGCATTTTTGTATTGGCAAATAA
- a CDS encoding nucleoside phosphorylase, protein MRYFAESELIINPDGSVFHLHVKPEQLADKVILVGDPGRVATVAAHFDNKEFEVESREFRTITGTYKGKRITVLSTGIGCDNIDIVVNELDALANIDFNTREEKKEFRSLELVRIGTCGGLQPNTPVGTYICSQKSIGFDGLLNFYAGRNEACDLAFEEAFKKHMNWSPLLCAPYVIDANAELIARINQGDMVNGVTIAAGGFFGPQGRELRVPLADPKQNEKIESFEYNGYKITNFEMESSALAGLAKLMGHKAMTVCMVIANRLIKEANPNYKNSIDTLIKTVLDRI, encoded by the coding sequence ATGAGATATTTTGCTGAATCAGAATTGATAATAAACCCCGACGGTTCGGTATTTCATCTACACGTAAAACCGGAACAACTGGCAGATAAAGTTATCCTTGTTGGCGATCCGGGCAGAGTAGCTACCGTAGCTGCTCACTTTGACAACAAAGAGTTTGAGGTAGAAAGCAGAGAATTCAGAACCATCACCGGTACTTACAAAGGAAAAAGAATCACTGTTCTCTCCACCGGCATAGGATGTGACAATATAGACATCGTGGTCAATGAGCTAGATGCATTGGCCAATATAGATTTCAACACCCGTGAAGAAAAGAAAGAATTTCGTAGCCTCGAACTTGTTCGCATCGGAACTTGTGGCGGATTACAACCCAATACACCGGTAGGCACATATATCTGTTCACAGAAATCAATCGGTTTCGACGGATTACTTAATTTCTATGCCGGAAGAAACGAAGCTTGCGATCTTGCTTTTGAAGAGGCATTCAAGAAACACATGAACTGGTCTCCCTTACTCTGTGCACCTTATGTGATTGATGCCAATGCAGAACTCATTGCACGCATAAACCAGGGAGATATGGTAAACGGTGTAACTATTGCTGCCGGAGGGTTCTTCGGACCGCAAGGACGCGAACTTCGTGTGCCGCTTGCCGACCCAAAACAAAACGAAAAGATAGAGTCATTTGAATACAACGGTTATAAAATCACCAACTTCGAAATGGAAAGTTCGGCACTGGCAGGACTGGCCAAACTTATGGGTCACAAAGCCATGACTGTGTGTATGGTTATTGCCAACCGTCTTATCAAAGAAGCCAACCCTAATTATAAAAACTCTATTGATACATTAATCAAAACCGTACTCGACAGAATTTAA
- the floA gene encoding flotillin-like protein FloA (flotillin-like protein involved in membrane lipid rafts): MISPTFLTMILIGGGILFLVIFFHYVPFFLWLSAKVSGVNISLVQLFLMRIRNVPPYIIVPAMIEAHKAGLSTITRDELEAHYLAGGHVEKVVHALVSASKANIELSFQMATAIDLAGRDVFQAVQMSVNPKVIDTPPVYAVAKNGIQLVTKARVTVRANIKRLVGGAGEDTILARVGEGIVASIGSADSHKDVLEHPDSISKVVLHKGLDQGTAFEILSIDIADIDIGKNIGAELQIDQANADKNIAQAKAEERRAMAVASEQEMKAKAQEARAKVIEAEAEVPKAMADAFRSGNLGIMDYCKIKNIEADTSMRETIAKPVSSSPKKPLTGE, translated from the coding sequence ATGATCAGTCCTACTTTTCTGACGATGATTCTTATTGGAGGAGGTATCCTCTTCCTAGTCATTTTCTTTCATTATGTACCATTTTTCCTTTGGCTTTCAGCTAAAGTATCAGGAGTAAATATATCGTTGGTGCAACTATTCCTTATGCGCATACGTAATGTTCCGCCATACATCATTGTTCCGGCAATGATTGAAGCCCACAAAGCTGGCCTCAGCACCATTACCCGTGACGAACTGGAAGCCCATTATCTGGCGGGGGGACATGTTGAAAAAGTGGTTCATGCACTAGTCTCCGCTTCAAAAGCCAATATCGAATTATCTTTCCAGATGGCTACAGCCATTGACCTTGCCGGTCGTGATGTATTCCAGGCCGTGCAGATGTCAGTTAATCCAAAAGTAATTGACACACCTCCTGTTTACGCTGTGGCAAAGAATGGTATTCAGTTAGTTACGAAAGCACGTGTAACAGTTCGTGCCAATATTAAAAGACTGGTGGGTGGAGCTGGTGAAGACACAATTCTTGCCCGTGTAGGCGAAGGAATTGTTGCTTCCATTGGTTCTGCAGACAGTCATAAAGATGTACTGGAACATCCGGACAGCATTTCCAAGGTAGTGTTGCACAAAGGACTCGACCAAGGTACTGCATTCGAAATACTTTCCATTGATATTGCCGATATCGATATTGGTAAGAACATTGGTGCCGAACTTCAGATAGATCAGGCTAACGCTGATAAGAATATTGCTCAGGCTAAAGCAGAAGAACGTCGTGCCATGGCTGTGGCTTCCGAGCAGGAAATGAAAGCCAAAGCACAAGAAGCCCGTGCAAAGGTAATCGAAGCAGAAGCAGAAGTTCCAAAGGCTATGGCTGATGCTTTCAGAAGCGGCAATCTTGGGATCATGGATTATTGCAAAATAAAGAACATAGAAGCAGATACTTCAATGCGCGAAACTATTGCAAAGCCGGTATCTTCATCACCAAAGAAGCCTTTGACTGGCGAATAA
- a CDS encoding NfeD family protein — protein sequence MDILIIIGLIIAGIILFLIEIFVIPGISFAGIGAFFCLIYANYFAFSNLGNTAGFITLATSAIACIASLIIFMKSKTLDKMALKKNITSTVDNKAEQSVKVGDEGIAFTRLALIGMADINGHHVEVRSIDGYIEEKTPIVVSRIDNGTILVEKIKQETTN from the coding sequence ATGGATATACTTATTATAATAGGACTTATTATAGCTGGAATCATTTTATTTCTTATTGAAATATTTGTTATTCCAGGAATCAGTTTTGCTGGAATAGGTGCATTCTTTTGTCTAATCTATGCCAATTATTTTGCTTTTTCCAATTTAGGAAATACAGCCGGATTCATTACTTTGGCAACTTCAGCCATTGCCTGCATAGCTTCATTAATTATATTTATGAAGTCAAAAACGCTGGATAAAATGGCTCTTAAAAAAAATATAACCTCAACAGTTGACAACAAAGCCGAACAAAGTGTAAAGGTTGGCGACGAGGGAATAGCATTCACACGTCTGGCGTTGATTGGCATGGCCGATATTAACGGACACCATGTAGAAGTTCGCTCCATTGATGGATATATTGAAGAAAAAACACCTATCGTTGTTTCCCGCATCGACAATGGAACCATTCTGGTAGAGAAAATAAAACAAGAAACTACAAACTAA
- a CDS encoding tetratricopeptide repeat protein, with the protein MKKKHVIFILFCLSAFSISAQTLEEAKELFKNGQFEQAKPAFYKLLKSTPKNPNYNFWYGACCYETGEKNNAEKYLVVGASKKIQEAFRYLGQLYSEQYRYEEAEENFSAYEAMLIKNNQPTEKYDNAIKQATLGNQMIKGVEIVAIIDSIVVNKSNFLNAYKISEESGSLSPFHEFFETEGNNEGIVYQTELGNKLYYGDKGKGNHLNIYTKTKLLDQWSEPALLPTSINSGSDANYPFVMSDGITIYYASKGKGSVGGYDIFVTRYNSDTDNYLNPENVGMPFNSPFNDYMYVIDEFNNLGWFASDRYQPEGKVCIYIFIPNESKQIYDYDSTDNEKLISLAKISSIKESWKGREADVKAAKERLAEARNNKPQAKENNEFEFVINDNITYTRQADFTSPKAIELVKKWQQALSDFEEQAQKLEKQRDTYNKSTKDKQNSLAPGILDLEKRVEQMDYEIKLLEISIRNEENNFLKK; encoded by the coding sequence ATGAAAAAGAAACATGTAATATTTATTCTTTTTTGCCTGTCGGCTTTTTCAATATCTGCTCAAACCCTGGAAGAAGCTAAAGAGCTATTTAAGAATGGGCAGTTTGAACAGGCAAAACCTGCATTCTACAAGTTATTAAAAAGTACTCCTAAAAACCCGAACTACAATTTTTGGTATGGTGCATGCTGCTATGAAACCGGAGAAAAAAATAATGCTGAAAAATATTTAGTTGTTGGAGCCAGCAAGAAAATTCAGGAAGCTTTCCGCTACTTAGGTCAACTATACAGCGAGCAGTATCGCTATGAAGAGGCTGAAGAAAATTTCAGCGCCTACGAAGCAATGCTGATAAAAAATAATCAGCCAACTGAAAAATATGATAACGCCATAAAACAAGCAACCTTAGGAAATCAGATGATAAAAGGAGTTGAAATAGTTGCCATTATAGACAGTATTGTTGTTAATAAGAGCAATTTTCTGAATGCTTATAAAATTAGTGAAGAATCTGGCTCACTTTCTCCTTTTCATGAGTTCTTTGAAACAGAAGGAAACAATGAAGGTATTGTTTATCAAACAGAATTAGGGAATAAGCTTTACTATGGCGATAAAGGTAAAGGAAATCATTTAAATATTTACACCAAAACCAAGTTGCTTGATCAATGGAGTGAACCCGCATTACTTCCTACCTCAATCAATTCAGGCAGTGATGCCAATTATCCGTTTGTTATGTCGGATGGAATCACCATCTACTACGCATCCAAAGGAAAAGGTTCAGTGGGTGGATATGATATTTTTGTTACCCGTTATAATAGCGATACAGATAATTATCTGAATCCTGAAAACGTAGGTATGCCATTTAATTCACCGTTCAATGATTACATGTATGTAATCGATGAATTCAATAACCTGGGCTGGTTTGCATCTGACCGTTACCAGCCTGAAGGCAAAGTATGCATCTATATCTTTATTCCAAATGAGTCTAAACAGATTTATGATTACGACTCAACTGATAATGAAAAGCTTATTTCACTTGCAAAAATAAGTTCCATAAAAGAGAGCTGGAAAGGAAGAGAAGCGGATGTAAAAGCTGCAAAAGAACGTTTGGCAGAAGCTAGAAATAACAAGCCTCAGGCTAAAGAAAACAATGAATTCGAATTCGTAATTAATGATAATATTACATACACTCGTCAGGCTGATTTCACTTCTCCAAAGGCTATAGAACTAGTCAAGAAATGGCAACAAGCTCTTTCTGATTTTGAAGAACAGGCTCAGAAACTGGAGAAACAACGTGATACTTATAACAAATCCACAAAGGATAAGCAAAACTCTCTTGCTCCTGGTATTCTGGATTTGGAAAAAAGAGTAGAACAGATGGATTATGAAATAAAATTATTAGAGATCAGTATCCGTAACGAAGAAAATAATTTCCTAAAGAAGTAG